The sequence AAAATACAGGACAGTGATCATGAGACAAACctgcatatttaaaatgttaactgATTATAAACATGTTTTAGTTTAGTGTTTGTGATGCTAACCAAATGGCTGGCTGATTTGATCTTTTGTAATTGGTAGGGCCAGTCTAAGGCCACTGTTCCCTGGATGCTCATgttgccaccatgctgcccactAGTTTAGTGCATTCTCACTGTAATGCTTTAGGTTTTTAAACCTTGACTTTTGAAACAAGTCAGTCAGAACATGGAAATGCAATGTCGGGAATGTAACCCTGTTGTACAGAATTTCATCCCAAGAACAAATCTCCTGACTCTGTTTTACAGCCCTCAAGCACATAGTCATAGAAAGCTTACTTAACAGTGGATATTGGCAGTAATGACAGTAATACACAGGCAGCTTCTGATTTATGGCAGGCCTGATTTAGGGTGGTTCTGGGATTATCTTTCCATCCAGACAAGATTCCATTAAGCATAAGGTGACATAAGGTTTTCCTCCCACCCCAACAACACCCATATCACTGTTCTTTCTAATGTGTCAGACTACACCTATTTATATGAACATGGTGAAGTCACCAGCTACCATGAATCACcaataagaaataagaatgtcATGCTAATGATCAAATTAAAGAAGTGTGGacctttatttattatcaaaacagtaatctacactatattgccaaaagtattagctcgtctgccttcacacgcatatgaacttgagtgacatcccattcttaatccatagggtttaatatgatgtcggcccaccctttgcagctataacagcttcaactcttctgggaaggctttccacaaggttttggagtgtgtttatgggaatttttgaccattcttccagaagtgcaactgtgaggtcagacactgatgttggatgagaaggcctggctcgcagtctccgctctaattcattccaaaggtgttctatcgggatGAGGtcagcactggtgcacagtcatgttggaacaggaaggggccatccccaaaaaggggccgagcccaactcctgaaaaacaaccccacaccataaccccccctccaccaaactttacacctggcacaatgcagtcagacaagtaccgttctcctggcaactgccAAAACCAGACTCGttcatcggattgccagacggagaagcgtgattcgtcactccagagaacacgtctctactgctctagagtccagtggcggtgtgctttacaccactgcatccgacgctttgcattgcgcttggtgatgtaaggcttggatgcagctgttcggccatgaaaacccattccatgaagctctctacacactgttcttgagctaatctgaaggccacatgaagtttggaccACTGGTTTTAATCTGGGCAGGGGTGTAGCAGGTCTGGCTTCCCCTGGAATCACTGTGCACATCACCCCtggcaggatgccaatccataaCATGGTCTTGGCTACCAACCCAAAGACATAGTCTatcatgtctgcatgtagatgcctgatctgatttgaaccctggatctcagcaataGTGGGCTACAATGAttcactgctgcgccacctgtgcgcccaggatataatttatttatttgataggacggcacggtggctaagtgggcagctctgtcgcctcacagcaagaagatcctgggttctatcaccaagtggggcggtcaaggtcctttctgtgcggagtttgcatgttctccccatgtctgcatcggttacctcccacagtccaaagacatgcaagtgaggtgaactgtagacactaaattgtccatgactgtgtttgatataaccttgtgaactgatgaatcttgtgtaatgagtactgttcctgtcatgaatgtaaccaaagagtgtaaaacatgacattaaaatactaataaacaaacaatttatttatataattaatcttatatacctgttagcaatggatgtgaTGTGAACTCAGTGATTGagggggtgtccacattcttttgaccAAATAGTCTTTATAAAAATTTACATTAACTGAATCTTTATCCTAAAAATAGTGTCAGAAATGCTTAATTCAATTTTGTATATATTAATGTGACTCTGTTTAACTGAATGATGTCACGTTTAATAAAAGGTAAGTAATAAGGTTTCATAAATCCTAAAGTAAACCCCCCTTCCTAACAAAATGTGCTGGTGCATGTCCatgttgtttaaaaacaatctgCATGAGCCACAGTGTCGTGACAGCATGCGATTAGATGTTTACCACACTCGCTGTCTTTCACAAGCTCATGAATGTCACGACTGACAAAACGCGTGCTATTACTCCATACGCTTGTGTCAGACGTTGCTATGATATATCACACTCATGCCAAGGCATGCACATTCACTCTTATTTCCGAAGAAGATTTAAACTTACAGGTAAGACGTTCTATTCAGACTGAATGTCGTGTTTGGTATTTCACATGAAAGAGATCACAAaagattaatattttattttagtctaACTGTTCATCTGGAAAATTGCGTTTTTGTCCATTTATTTTTGCCATGAGCATAAAATTACAGTTAAAATTAAATGACAGCATACGCCTGTTAAATACATCTATGTCATGAAATCCACCATCTACAGTCAACTAAGCTTGACcaaagtttgttgctgatcacatggacaatTTCCCAGTACATAGCTTCTAACCCAATGGCGATATAAACCTTGCTTGACTGTtgacagtgtcacccatgtttCAGTGGCTGTTAATTCATGCCAGACCTGCTTTGTTAATGGTACTTGGCTTACACCTGACTATACAAACAATTTTCTTTGATTATAAGGTTTCAGTTTTCTGACCTGCTCAAAAAGACCACTATTCCATCCCCATATAAATATGACAAATCAgccttatttatatgggcatGGAGATTTTTATTTAGCCAGTCACTGAAGCAGAACAGCTGCAATTCATATATGACATAAGACAATGTTttctacatttacatacatggcatttagcagacattggcattttttatccaaagtgatttacagttgTGATTATTTGAAGGCTAAGGACCTTAATCATGGGTCCAACAGTTGCATcttggtggtgggggggcttAAACCAACAACTTTCTGATCTtttgtccagtacctttacaGCTAAACTACCACTGGCCACATGTGAACTTTAACTGGGGACAAAAAAAGAGGGTTAATATTATGGATGGTATGCAGGTAGCATTGGTGCACATAGTAGTGAGTAGGAAcataggtgagtgtgtgatgccctgtgatatAGTGGTACCTTGTTGTCCAGGATGTATCCACAGACTTGTGGCCAGTGTTTCCATGTGTCTTCTTATTTGCCAGGACCCAGATCAGAATACTGAAGACAAAAAAATAAGTGttaatatttgcattttaatttcacTGTAacgaggcgctcaggtggtacaGTGGTTTATTACACTtgtccaccaccactgagatctgggtttgaatcttgtctgtgtagatgcctggttgGCCGATAGTACAGCTACTATTGACTATCTCTGGGGGATAGCGAAAGCCCTAAAATGAATTGGCACTGAGGGTATTACTACCTAGTGGCCAGTATATACCAATGAAACCAGACCAGACATGACCCTAAATAAGATAAAGCGCTTGATGAATTAAAAAATGGGGGGAAAAACCTAAACCTAGGAGCAAGctaaagtagccaatccaccttctgcatgtgagGTGGGAGAAATCCCAGAGGAAGCCCACATGGAGCCAGGAGAACATATTAAACTTTGCCAGACAGTGATCACagatgtgtctgtgtggctttcctcTAAGCCATCCATTCCCTACCACCTCAAGAAAATGCTGGTAGGTGGATTAACTAAGTGGTTATGGATTTGCCCAGCTCACCCCTACTGTGTTTAcatcagcctccactcttctgggaggaccttccactagattttgaagtgtgtctgtgggaatttatgcccattTAGACAAAATAGTAGAAGAAAAAagatagaagatatactttatttgtcatatatacatatacaaatgtacagtacaatgagattatttctttgcatatcccagcttgtttggaagctggggtcagagcgcggggtcagccatcgtacggcgcccctggagcagagagggttaagggccttgctcaatgacccaacagtggctgcatagcagagcctggatttgaaccgccaatcttccggttgatagcccaaagctaggctaccactgtctcaaaTTGTTAATAGCTGATATTTAAAGCATTAAGAGATtcttaaataatgaaataaaaatgtggaTGAATAAATctcaatacaaaaaaagaaataaaaatgcattacatacatcaaactacatttaaaatatgcTAACAATTAGTTGTGATTTGGCAACCATTGGGATTATTTGTTGAAGGTGTGTACACATTTTACCTGGGTAAATTTAGAATAGTCATTCTTTTACTGTAAAGTAACTGAAGACATTTGAATGGATTAATGGAAATTGTCTGAATCTTGGATTGACGCATTGCGTTGTGCACTTTTCAAACATGTTGTGTTTAGTACTAATGGACACTATCTACCCACATGCCTTTCAATAATGTAATCTGGATGAATGGCAAAATCATACTGCTATTTATTCACCTCCACACCCTGTATGCACTAATACAGTATCTACAGTCATTATTCaagaattatttacacactcatGTTGGGATAAGCCTGACAGGCCAGCTGAATACACCTATGAGTGTACCTCCAAGtacaaagtatttggacaccagatcatgagcttgttggacatcctattttaaaaccCAAATGTGACCTGTGCatgtgatattttcagctataataacagccactcttctgagaaggcttctcacaagattctgaagtatgtatgtggggatttgtgcattTGATTCATGATGATTGGGTACTGATGCTGGTCAAGGAAGCCTGAATTGATGtctcagttcattccaaaattgttcagtggggctgaggtcagggctctgtgcaggccactggagtttctttaaactgagctttccTTTATGTCTTTAGAGATCTTGCTATATGCTGGAACATTCATGGAAAGGGCATTCCctgaactgttgctgcaaatttgaAAGCATAACATAAgcataatatacagtgtatcacaaaagtgagtacacccctcacatttctgcaaatatttcattatatcttttcatgggacaacactatagacatgaaacttggatataacttagagtagtcagtgtacagcttgtatagcagtgtagatttactgtcttctgaaaataactcaacacacagccattaatgtctaaatagctggcaacataagtgagtacaccccacagtgaacatgtccaaattgtgcccaaatgtgtcgttgtccctccctggtgtctcCCTGGTGtcgtgtcaaggtcccaggtgtaaatggggagcagggctgttacatttggtgttttgggtacaattctctcatactggccactggatattcaacatggcacctcatggcaaagaactctctgaggatgtgagaaatagaattgttgctctccacaaagatggcctgggctataagaagattgctaacaccctgaaactgagctacagcatggtggccaaggtcatacagcggttttccaggacaggttccactcggaagaggcttcgccagggtcgaccaaagaagttgagtccacgtgttcggcgtcatatccagaggttggctttaaaaaatagacacatgagtgctgccagcattgctggagaggttgaagacgtgggaggtcagcctgtcagtgctcagaccatacaccgcacactgcatcaactcggtctgcatggtcgtcatcccaaaaggaagctgacgcacaagaaagccagcaaacagtttgctgaagacaagcagtccaagaacatggattactggaatgtcctgtggtctgacgagaccaagataaacttgtttggctcagatggtgtccagcatgtgtggcggcgccctggtgagaaggaccaagacaactgtatcttgcctacagtcaagcatggtggtggtagcatcatggtcttgggctgcatgagtgttgctggcactggggagctgcagttcattgagggaaacatgaattccaacatgtactgtgacattctgaaacagagcatgatcccctcccttcgaaaactgggcctcatggcagttttccaacaggataacgaccccaaacacaacctccaagatgacaactgccttgctgaggaagctgaaggtaaaggtgatggactaaacacaattgagcacctgtggcgcatcctcaagtggaaggtggaggagttcaaggtgtctaacatccaccagctccgtgatgtcatcatggaggagtggaagaggattccagtagcaacctgtgcagctctggtgaattccatgcccaggagggttaaggcagtgctggataataatggtggtcacacaaaatattgacactttgggcacaatttggacatgttcactgtggggtgtactcacttatgttgccagccatttagacattaatggctgtgtgttgagttattttcagaagacagtaaatctacactgctatacaagttgtacactgactactctaagttatatccaagtttcatgtctatagtgttgtcccatgaaaagatataatgaaatatttgcagaaatgtgaggggtgtactcacttttgtgatacactgtatatatatatactgtatatatatatacaggtatatatatatatatatatatatatatatatatatatatatatatatatatatatatatatatatatatatatatatatatatatatatatatatatatatatataaatagagagagagagagagagagagagagagatagccataacattaaaaccacctcctagtttctacacttactgtctattttatcagctctacttaccatatagaagcactttgcagttctacaattactgactgtagtctatctgtttctctacatgctttgttagcacctttcatgcagttcttcaatggtcaggacccccacagagcaggtattatttaggtgttggatcattctcagcactgcagtgacactgacatggtggtggtgtgttagtgtgtgttgtgctggtatgagtggatcagacacagcagcactgctggagtttttaaataccgtgtccactcactgtccactctattagacactcctacctagtcggtccaccttgtagatgtaaagtcagagatgatcgataaaatggacagtgagtgtagaaacaaggaggtggttttaatgttatggctgatcagtgtatatatatatatatatatatatatatatatatatatatatatatataaaatatacaaattagaagaggtgtcccaatatttttgtccatgaaGTGTGTATCACCAAGACATAATGCAGCTGAAAATATCTGGTAAGCTGACGCCACCTGCTTGCCTGTTATGAAAATCGTTTGCATAGGTGCGCACAGGTAAAGCCGTCTCACGCACACACGCGGCCCCGCCTACACAGGTAGATGATTTGTCAGGTCTACTAGACTGAATAATTCGAATAAATAGCAAGACAGAAGATTTAGTATTTTAGATTTTACAGCTTGACAGAATTCACATGTGTGTgcagtctgttaaagtcttgtttctattttaatattatttttatttcttattttgttcattttggtGGGTCAGGTTGAAGAAACGCGACGCTCCGCCTCTGTAGGCAGGTCTCGAGGTGTCAGAGCGTTATATTAGACAGCTTGCTTTCAGATAGGCTAATATGTGAGCTCTCACTTGCACAGGTAGTGCGTCGTTCCAACAGAAGTTGGATCAAGCGCTCGTTCAGTCGGCTTTCAGACTTTACAAGAGCTCGCTTTGAACCGTTTGAAGTTTACTCAGGGGATTTTGTCAAAGCCGGGAGGTGCGACCATGAAGCTGGAGGTGTTCCGTGGCGCGCATCACCATGCAAAAGCACCAGAGACGTGCAGCGACGCGGAGACCAGCGTCCCCTCTCCACTTTCCATTGAGGATGAATTGGGCTCGGATGGAGACTGCGCGGCGCACAGCCCTTGCGCACCTGCCGCATCTTCCTTAGCGATCTCCTCCAGCTCGGCATGCTCTGAGAGCAAGGACAAGGGCAAGCCGTATACGCGCCGACCCAAGCCGCCGTATTCCTACATCGCCCTGATTGCCATGGCCATCCGAGATTCGAACTCTGGCCGCCTGACGCTCGCTGAGATCAACGACTACCTCATGCGCAAGTTTCCGTTCTTCCGCGGATCCTACACGGGCTGGCGCAACTCTGTGCGCCACAACCTGTCGCTCAACGATTGCTTCCTAAAGGTTCTGCGCGATCCGTCTCGGCCCTGGGGCAAGGACAACTACTGGATGCTGAATCCGCATAGCGAGTACACGttcgctgatggagtttttcgGAGACGCAGGAAGCGCATCGCTAAGAAGCCGGGGCGGGAGCAGGACGACATGGCAAGTGGAGACTCCCCGAACTCCATCCATGCTTCAGCTTCCTCCAGTGCCAAGTTCACCAGCCCGTTCGCCATTGACAGCATCCTCAGTCGTCCGTTTAGGAGAAATGAACAGCCgcagcaacagcagcagcccTGTGCGCCAGACGACGTCCAGACAAGCGTTTGGTCTTACATCACACGAGGGACTCCAGTTCATGCGCTCCGGGCGTACGGCATGATGGGCGTCTCGTTTGAAGAAATGGCCGTCCGGCATCAAAGGGACACTGTCGGCTCAGAGTGCCTACCGGTCGCCCGGTTTGCGCCGACCACTGCACATGCGCAGAGTTCTTCGACCAAAACCGGTGGCCTCCATTCGTTTCAAATAGACTACTTACTGTCCTAATGGCGTGAGCTCCTTTGTAGGACAAGTTGCACTTTAAACGTACTGTACCTGACAATGGACAGAATACATTTCATCCCGAAGTGTCCAGCAGTTTTTTTGGACAGTTTTGGCATCACATAGCTTATGAAACGCACAGATAAACCCAGCTGTCATACAAGGTTGTTATGTTTTACATACAGGGGGCAAACAGAAACACAGtcatatgacgttaaaattgtACTC is a genomic window of Trichomycterus rosablanca isolate fTriRos1 chromosome 4, fTriRos1.hap1, whole genome shotgun sequence containing:
- the foxq1a gene encoding forkhead box protein Q1a gives rise to the protein MKLEVFRGAHHHAKAPETCSDAETSVPSPLSIEDELGSDGDCAAHSPCAPAASSLAISSSSACSESKDKGKPYTRRPKPPYSYIALIAMAIRDSNSGRLTLAEINDYLMRKFPFFRGSYTGWRNSVRHNLSLNDCFLKVLRDPSRPWGKDNYWMLNPHSEYTFADGVFRRRRKRIAKKPGREQDDMASGDSPNSIHASASSSAKFTSPFAIDSILSRPFRRNEQPQQQQQPCAPDDVQTSVWSYITRGTPVHALRAYGMMGVSFEEMAVRHQRDTVGSECLPVARFAPTTAHAQSSSTKTGGLHSFQIDYLLS